AATTTGGACTTTCGGGATCCTAAACGGCCGTAAACGGCTAAAAAACACACGGAACATGGCCAAGGCCATGTGTCTTGACCATTGGGCCGTTTTAGATCGAACCCATATGGGCCCGTCGCATAACTTTATAGGTGCGTATTTACAGTTTTGCCATCCTAGGCTTAAAATGCCTAAGATACTCTTCTGCTGTGACATATGCATCAGTTAAATTCTCAAATAGCGTAACAAGAGGATTGGAAGGGTGGATTGGACTCATTGGAGATCTACATTATATGGAACCTGTATGACTACAATTGGAAATGTGAAGAATTTTCGATCAGTAATATGAAATAGTCCTTTCAAATTCGTCATGATAACCCTCTGAAATCGATATGTTTATTCAAGTTCATTCATTGATGGATTGATTGGATCTAATCTAGCTTTGTTTGTCTTCTTGTGTTACGCGGAACCCTTACAAATTATGGGGCTTTTACATTACATGTATTCGGGTTTGGGTGGAGAGCAGTATTTCTTGGGACTGTAATAACTGTGTGGACGCTACTTCACTAGATCAAGTTGTTGAGACGCATCAAGACGAGATTGTTTCTTAGCTCATGTATGGGTGTTTTTGAAATGATATTAgcactcaaaaaattgatggaggcactccaaaaaacaaaggaaagtggctTTAGAATTAcgctgattttggagtgcctgcatcaatttttggagtgccaatatcattttcctttttgatttcaTGTTTGTAAATCTTTGTTAGATTTCCCTTCTTGGTGTGTTCACGGGTGTGCTTTGTTTTTTGCGTTTAGAAATGTTGCAAAATCTAACAGTTGAACCTACATTTGTGCTCCTCATTTAATCCGAAGAATATGgtctatttttttcatttgtatttCTGTGGTAACTAATGCTTGGCGTTGCTGCAGGAAGACTATCAAGAAATGTTGTCATGACTGGAAACATTTTGCTCAATGGAAAGAAGCGAAGACTAGGGTACGGTGTTGTGGTAAGCAATTTCAAAAATACTttgcgttaaaaaaaaaaaaagcgtagAACATGTGCTAAAACTTTGAGCAGTGGATTGGTGCGATTCGTTGGAAAAAGCATGTCTTGCACACTTACGCTTCCAATTTAGAGAGATGGAAGAGAAACCTGGAATATAACACTGTACGAAAAGTGCGCTGTGTGGACGTGTGTCCACGCAGCGCACAATGAACGTTTCCTTTCCCGTGTCTCAATTCTGGATTCTCTTACCAAGTATGAATTACCGTTTCCTTCTGTTTGAAATCTCAGGCTTATGTCACACAAGACGACATATTATTGGGAACTCTCACAGTCAGAGAAACCATCACGTACTCAGCATACTTGAGGCTTCCAAGTACCATGTCCAAAGACGAGGTCCATGACATAGTTGAAGGAACAATCATGGAAATGGGCCTTCAAGAATGCTCTGACCGCCTGATTGGAAACTGGCACTTGAGAGGCGTAAGTGGTGGGGAGAAGAAGAGAGTGAGCATTGCTCTCGAAATTCTCACACGCCCCAATCTGCTGTTTCTGGACGAACCCACAAGCGGCCTTGACAGTGCTTCGGCCTTCTTTGTCATCCAAACACTTAGAAATGTCGCTCGGGATGGAAGGACAGTCGTCTCTTCTATTCATCAGCCCAGCAGCGAAGTTTTTGCACTCTTTGACGACCTCTTTTTGCTATCTGGGGGTGAAAGTATATACTTTGGAGAAGCAAAGAGGGCTGTACAGGTATGGAATAATTGAAGTCATTACAAAGCAAGGATAAAATTCGAATGCGGATTTTGATATTATCTGGTTTTGGTCATGTTGAAATTCGAAGCAAGGGTGTCGAATCGGATGCACATTCGATTCGATTCATGATTTGGAAAAGGGTCATTTTGATTTTCTATCTAATTCACATTTCACGGTTTGACAACTGTGATGCGCCTAATGTCCTCTGATATTTTTCTCTGCAGTTCTTTGCTGAGGCAGGATTTCCATGCCCAAGTAGGAGAAGTCCTTCTGATCATTTCTTACGTTGTATTAATTCGGACTTTGACGTTGTAACAGCCACATTGAAAGGATCGCAGAGGCATCGTGTACGTATGCATTATttgctcttcttcttgtttCATCCACTTATTTTACTGTTCTTCGAAGCAACCTACAAAACGTCCAGAACTTCTTAACTGTTGGattattgtgaaaaaaaatcacttCCATCTGCTACATTACTTACGTACTTAAATGAAAATTTCGTTTATTTTAGAGATCGTTAATCATTAAGATACGTTCTTAGTTCTGTGTTTTCACTCACACCCCTTTCTTCTTTCACAACAGGAAGTTCCTAAACCATCAGATCCTCTCACGAACTTGGCAACGGTGGAGATCAAAGGCATGCTTATTGAGAAGCACAGACGGTCAGGGTATGCAGCGAAGGCTAGAGCCAGGGTCCGAGAACTATCTACCATCGTAAGCATTCCAAAGTCACCCTTTTCATGATTGTAATTGGAATAGAATTCCTGTATCTTTCTGTTTTCCTAAATTTATCATGCTGCTCTACGCAATTCTTCCGAAAGCCAAACTAGTAACAAAATTGCTCTCTAATTTGGAACATTCCATAGCATAAACTTGCTTTCAGAAGATAGTGTTGGAGAGCAGAGAGCTATACATTAACACAAACGATTTGGAACTAGAACTTGGAACTTTTCATCTCACTCATCcactcatattttttctcaCACATGTATTTTCTTATACTTCGAGGTGCTAGATTATAATAAGATCTATGAACTGCAATATATGGTACTTCTAATACGTAGCACATGCGAAACTTGGCAAGAAAAAGTGGTTTTGGAGGAGTAATCGAAAGACTTCAGAAGTTTGTGAGAGAACGTTTGTTTCGTGACTGGGGGCTTCAGTTTCTCCGCCTGCTAATTGGATTGGATACCTTTATCTTGCATCATTACTAGTCACGGGATAATGCGTATATTTGGTTTCTTGCAGCAAACACATGAGGTTGAAACCAAAACTGGAAGCCAAGCTGGATGGTGGATGCAACTTTCAACTTTGATCAGGAGATCTTCTTTGAACATGTCTAGAGATGTGGGATATTATTGGTTAAGGCTAATAATCTACATACTCGTTTCTTTTGGCGTTGGCACAATCTATTTTGACGTTGGCACAAGCTATACAGCGATCTTAGCTCGGGGAGCTTGTGGCGCGTTTATATCTGGTTTTATGACATTCATGTCCATCGGAGGCTTCCCGTCCTTCATAGAAGAAATCAAGGTAACAATTCCATATTCGTGTCATGTGCAACGGAGGATAATAGTGCTTCACTCATGCTTAAGTTTTTGAGGTCGCCAAAATATGTTAGTATGTATAGTGTAGTTGGTCTAAGGATCTTATGCAAGGTTATGGTGGATTTGACGTTTCATTCTAAAAACAGGTATTTTATCGAGAAAGGCTCAACGGATACTATGGAGTTGCTGTCTTTATTCTCTCAAATTTCATATCTTCGTTCCCATTTATGGTCGCCATTGCTGTCTCTACCGGGAGTATTACTTATTTCTTGGTCAAATTCCGGCCAGgattttcttactatttatacTTCTGCACCAACCTTTTCCTCTGCATTTCTGTCATAGAGAGCTGCATGATGGTTGTAGCTTCATTAGTTCCAAACTTCTTGATGGGAATAATAACAGGAGCTGGAATTATTGTAAGGAAACCTACTCATCgttaaggctgtgtttggataaCAGATTTGGAGAGTGATTTAGCAAAGGAAAGGAATATGGAAAGTCTAAAGAAACTTTTTTCTTCTGTACTTCATTATGTTCTCAGCCTTTCCATTGCTTTTTGCTTCTCATCCACAATTCCCTCTGatcatgatccaaacacagtctaaatttgttttcaattttcatctTTCATCATGCTTTGACACGATCAAGAATTTTGCATGCAGGGAATAATGATGATGACCGCTGGTTTTTTCCGTTTGCTGGATGACCTTCCCAAACCATTCTGGCGCTACCCGATTTCATACATCAGTTATGGGGCATGGGCGCTACAGGTATTTACTTCAATCACGGATATCGTATATTTCAATTTATCGTCAATCCAGGAAAAAGGAATACTTCCGGATTCACCATTAAATTTCTTGGTTTCTCAATTAGAGATGCAATACGTTAAGTAGCACTGTAGCAGCTTTCACCACTCCGTTTGCTCAGGAAAAAACATATTCTGgaaaaatcatattttgcaTTTTCTGGTTTCTTCAATTTTTCGGTAGATCAGTCATTCGTCAAGAGAATGTTTTCCACCAGAACAAGATGATTGTAAAATGGCAATTTGATGCAGTTCTGGAACCATGGACATGCCGTAAATATGCAAGTCTACCATCACACATGCACCAATTCTGTGAACATAACATGTGGCTATTTATATGGCCTTATTTAGGATTTTACAGGTCTATCTTAGAGCATTATTACCAGTGAATCGAATGTTTTGAGTTCATCGGTGTTTTTCCAATGCAAAATGCAGGGTGCATACAAGAATGACTTGCTAGGACTAGAGTTTGATCCTATGGTACCCGGCGACCCAAAACTAAAGGGTTCATATATCATCGAACACATGTTCAGGATCCCGCTAGATCACAACAAGTGGTGGGACTTGTTTGCCTTGCTAGTCATTCTCATTTCGTACAGAATCACCTTCTTCATTATTCTCAAGATCAAGGAGAGAGCTTCACCGTGGTTTTGGTCTCTCCACGCAAAGAGAAATCTTCACCGTCTCAGCAAGCGGGCTTCGCTCAAGAAAAGGCCGTCTTTTCCTTCCATGAGGCATCAGCCTATCCGTTCGTTGTCTTCTCAAGAAGGCCTTAACTCTCCTATTCCGTAAAATCCATGGTACGTTGTCGATGATGTCTATGCCCCAGGCTGAGAACGTCCACGGCGAAGTTATGTGCAGCTCAGATGGAGGAACATGCATAAGATTCGCATGAATCTGACACTTGTGGCAACGGTTTAAGTATCAACTTTAATAGCTCCTTTCTGCAGCTTATGCTGTGAAAGTGATTGATTGTTTTACAGATTATTATGAGACAAAATTCATTCTCCGACGACGAATTTCACCATTTTTCCTTCCCTTCATTTGGTGGAGTTTTATAGGACTATTTTTCTTGATGCTGTAAATTTGTGTGAGAAGAATGAAAAATGATAAGTGATGCTGTAATACTGTGATTTTAGGGTGGAAATAAACATTGTTAATCTGTTTTGATTCAATAATTAGTGGtagtttatatatatgtgggctgtaaatgagccgaatattagaatgttcagatttgtttgttaagtttttaagtgaactcgaactcgagccgaactcaatgaaaatttgacaaGCGGAGCTTGCCTAGGTTTGAGTcaaactcgagcttgttcacaagccttaacgagccaaTAATGTCATATATTTAAGTTGTAATACCAGCTGCAAGACAATAGATATTACTTGCCATTCTCAttgctctgtttggaacccaGGGAAgtaaagagaaagggagagaagaTTTTTCCTTCCTTTGCCATAGACATATTGTATGGTTCTTATTTTTGGATAGACGAATGGAAAAGGTAAAGAAAAAGAGTCAGCTGGCTTCTTTGCCATTTTTGATCTGCTAGGTTAATCCGTGCAATCAAAgctattcaaaaatatttttaacggTCAAGATTTGttaacaaatttttattgataaGAAAAGTATATTACTGATAAGTATCGTTCACAAACTTGAGttattgattgtcgagatagATAGGTGAGATGCGATTGCCTCCTGCAATCCAGGTTTGGACGGCAGAGGAATCGGGTCCAAGAAAAAAATAGGTGAAAAGTTAAATTCCTTCATATGTGGGTCCCTTCTTTTCATAAGAAATTAATACAATATTTACAGGGCTAACCTAGAAGTCTATCGAAACAACCACCAAGCAAAACTATCCACAGTTGTTTCCTTGTAATTCGTTTggggtttcaaaatttttaggcacgattttcaataaattttctccatCTATTTCTCTACTCATTGCTCTCGAAAATCTCCTTCAAAACCCCCAACGAACAAGGCGGCAACATAGGCCTAAAATTCGTGCAGTACTTATATGAACCAACCCTACATAAATATGTGACCCCAAGACTACTAGGAGAGTcatatctcaaaaaaaaagaagagtagaAGACCCATTTAGGAGTTTAGTTAGGCACATAAAAATGGGCAAAATTAATGTGGGGGTGTGAATGGACATGTCGACCCATAACATTATGGACGGTACATTCACATTTTGAAATACTCCTAACATGCAACCCATGGCGGACGAATGGACCAAACACAGGGACAGAGAAAACAACTTTGTCTATTTTTTGAAGCAAGTTCTTTAATTAAATCATCTCAGTTTAATATTAGTCAATTCCACTTAATCTCTTTTGCGGCATGATAGTccgagtatatatatatatatatatatatatatatatatatatatatatatatatatatatatatatatatatatatatatatatatatatatatatatatatattagagtGTAACGATATCAAAAGCTGTCGTCATTTGTTCCGGTCACGTCTAACAATATATAGATGTATTTGACCCCAAAATTAACTAGTAGAAGAGTGACAGATCTCACAAAAATAGTTGAAGTCACATGACAATAGGCCCACATGTCGTGGAGAGTTACATAAAGCAACCCATAAGTAAATAGTTGAGGCCACATTTAGAATTAAGTTTAGGCAcataaaaatggacaaaattaATGTGAGGATGGGAATGGCCATGTCGACACATGCATGACATTATGGATATATATGGTAAATTCATATTTTTGAAATGACATGCAACCCATGCATGCATAGAGGAAGAATGAACCTAAGACAGGGACGAGGAATTTGACAAGTGACAACATTAATCCCTAGTTTTGGCTCAGCAGTGGTTATATAATGAAGACaaagaaaaaccaaacatcAAAATACCATGTAAACCTCTCCCAATTAATTTAATTGATTCCAAACGGGGACAATGAGTAGGGACGAGAAATTGGGATACGACACTGTACACCCAGCATGAACCCGATACGAAGTTATAGGGTTTGGATCGACTGCTTTTTCACCTCAACACTAATAAAACACGACTCGAAACCTAAAGGGTTTGGCCAAGCAGGAATAAGGAAATCAATAGGTGTTTGTCCTCCATGAGCTCGTATGTTCGATACGAAAGCCAAATGTTTCAAATCGTAGAGCCACTGGTGGGTTTGCCTGGTCGCTAACTTTAGGcctcaaaattagtcgagatgagGGTAAACTGATCTAGATATCCGGTTATTAAAACAGTATGACACGACTCACCAATACTCTACTTAAATGAGAAGAATACGCATTAGATTCGTATAACACGAATTGAGTGGACAGAATTAACGTGAATGTGACCGAATCCGATTTCGAGGAAATCAATAAAATGTATATAAATTCTTCATTAACTCTTACTCCTTAAGCATGCGGTACTACAAAATTATAAATACTCAAAATAATTTTCCCTAGGATGGCTTCAGCACTGGATCGATGCAACCGGTCAATGCGAGTAAGCTAGCCCGAACAGTcagttttttcaaaacaaaactcAAATTGTAAGGACAAAAAAGAGTGCAGATTAATTCTCTTTCTTAGGGAAAGGGGGCAACTATTCGCAGCCCTGTATTTTCTCTtttagcccgttaaaaattttcaattatactcgacagttagttaccgaaattgagatacatttttagcatacaattaccgaaatataatatttttttcaacagttatttaccgaaaatgtatgttcggcagttgtttaccgaaggttgaacatatttttgacatatagttaccgaaatataatcttgttttcaacagctatttaccgaaatgttatgtatgattttcaacaactatttaccgaaatgtaatgggcaaagggagaaaatacgggatTGCGAATAGTCGTTTCCTTGAGAAATGCTACGTACCCGGAATTCAGACCCATAAATTACCCAGAATATAGTACTTGTTTTTCACCCATAAAAGGTCGTGGCCCCACCCACTaatacagaataataacacttTGGTTCTTCACCCATAAAGGTCGTGGCCCCACCCAATAATACAgtacttgtttttcctttcttttttttttttctagcctTTGGGCCAAAAGTAATTTGATGTCACCCAGCCACCTGCTGGACCCACGTTCATCCCACTAAGGCTgcgtttttttgaatttaacttaaatttgagaattttgtccttagttgaattttttttgcatttattagttttgcgtcaaatttttgtaagttATTgtttcgtctcgacgagagaaagcggaaaagtaaaaaaaatcttacttttactcaagtattttgagaaataactactttttagctaaaaaataactttttgatCTAAAAAGTGttcatttctcaaaatacttggataaaagtaaaaaaaaattacctttctgattcctctcttcgagagtcgagacaaatcaataacttacaaaagtttggcgcaaaactaataaatgcgaaaaaaattcaaataaggacacaattctcagatttaagttaagtttaacaaatgcgaaaaactTCAAATAGGTataacagtaaatttttttatcgaaacttgtaattttttgaataaaaacaaaaataagttaataagacaattttttgtaattaaaaaatttatgaatttcgatcaaaattttatactttttcgattcctctcacctaaacgaatcaataaatcacaaaattttaacgcaaaattaacaaatgcaaaaaaaatatgaataaagacaataaaTTACTGTTATACTTTTAAAGCTAAATCAAGCCTTAATGAGTTAGTGAGTGGGACCATGACCTTTTATGGGTGGAGGACCAAAGTGTTATTAGTCTAAACTAAAGAGTTATTATTCTGGGTAatttagggcctgtttggatgcagGTAAAAAATTTGGGataaaaaatatgaaggggagataagatagtagggggtattaattttgatggtttATGGAGGGgggataaaatttgactttgtttggatggtttataGAGTTGGGGAATAAGAAATGGTGGATGATGGAAAAAACtgtcaaatgactattttgtCCATATGCAATGTTAAATTTATTatgtattaaaataagtatataataaattcaaaaattaatattacCCATCGGCCACCACTGCCTACATTTACTACGTACTATTACCcaacctttcttttttattttattatgctTCTCTTTTTCCCCATGAAACCGAAGGGTTTCAGAGACTCCGCCGGTTACAGCACTCCAGCAACGGCAATAACAGGtacctcttctctcctctcctctccttctctctctctctcccttccccctccctctctgtccaatcatctctctctctctctgtttttcaaaaaaattgaaaaaatagggttagTTGCAGAGATGGAGGGGAGGGGGATAAGGAAGGGCATAATCGTCCATATACCATCATCCACAGCCGGATAATTTTTGGGCAGGCTGGGAGGTGCCCAAAAGTTATCCCCCTCAACCCCTCCACAGCCGGATAAGTTTTGAGGGGGGGAAAATAATCCGGAAGCAATTTTGGGCTTCCAAACGGTGGATATGGGACTTATCCCCTCTTTATCAGGGGTGAAAAGAAATCCGGGAGGTTATATCCCCGTCCAAGCAGGCCCTTATAGGTCTCAATTCCGGGTACTTAgcatttttccttcttattttcctcTCAACAAATTTCACCGCAAATATGAGGGCTGCTATTCCCCCTTCCCttgacacacacaccccccggccccacctctcCTTTTCCGAAAttacccccgcctctctctctctctcccttttctttctttcttttttttccttgtctttccattccagtttggtttttttttttcattttatttctttttcttactttttagtttgaattttttttctctttaataataggttcaagtctaattctagactttgtaaagtaattatgaaaaaaaaaagtgtttcaattgatcatgtttatacgactgttttatttttcttttttttgtcctttatagattaaaaaatatagttacgaaaataagtgtttcaatttccaaatatttcatcctaaatggtcgtagtaaattttttaatacacatatttttttaactattttttaatatataaacggtgtaaaaaataagtatttcaattttcaatccatgctactaatcaaactattatttcttacatttaaaaaatttgttctttctttcttacacaataggttcaagtctaattctagattttttaaagtaattgagagaggaaaaaaaagtgtttcaattgatcatatttatccgactatttttttctcctttatagattaaaaaatatagttacaaaaataagtgttccaattttcaatccgtttgaaccggtgcaaagttgttatttttctgatcatttcatcttaaatggtcgtaataaatttttggttccaaagcatttcaatggacatcctaagagagttttagaactaaaaaataagtcttagggtgttttgttgaaaggccttaaaaagatatgagtaattaaataaagaaataaattaaaataatatgatcagaataaaaaaaatttcacacccgttcaaacgcattaaaaattgaagtacttaattttttaaccatattttttaatatatataaacggtctaaaaaaattaagtgcttaaattttcactccgattgaatcggtgcaaagatcttgtcaatataatcagaataacaatatctttgcaccgattcaaacggattaaaaatttgagcactttctagaccatttatatattaaaaaatatggttaaaaaattaagtacttcaatttttaatgcgtttgaacgggtgtgaagatctttttattttgatcatattattctaaagagacataatcaaattttgtttctaaggctctcataattacgtttctgctccataggattgcaaattgatggtgagaatttttttcaacccaaacgcTGCCGTTTTAGGGGCTAGCAGAGCCCAGatccaattaaaattaaaatggcGGAGAGAGGTAATTAAAAGGGCCGAGGGAGggtaaaaacgaaaaaagaatgTGGGACCAGGAGGGGTGTGGTGTGGTGTCAGGGGtgtgggaaaagcaatttaccGCAAATATAGCATGTTCTTTACAGAGATTGGTGACCTTTCAACATCTCATCTTAATACGTATGAGATGGTGGTAGCACGTGTCATGCTCATCCCATGGGACTCAGATCCTGTCCATTTTCTCCGGACCAGTTCGGTCCATTTAGTTGCATCTGAGCTGtgcaaaagtgttttggacagctcAAATTTAAATTgagtgtttttggttttttttttttttaaatacctCTTTAAATTTAAgctgtttaaaatactttaaaatGGCACGGATGAATGAAATGGACCGAACTGGTCCGGAAAATGGACTGGATCCGGCCAAAAAAGAAGGATTGATTGGGTAGATTCTTCACACATCCCAACGAAAATCAGATAAGTACCTGGTCAACAGTGGGCCTCGTATTAAATTGAATCGTCCGGTTTGACAACAGATATAGCATGGGCTGCATTTATATAAGGGCCCGTTCCGGATTACTCTtgcaaaataagtatttatttataatttttaattttaaaaataataaatttattgaaataaaaaaatatgtaatatagatttAGTTTTATAGGTaaccttctaaaaaaaatagaaaaattattttcgtaaacttattatttttaaatttaaaaataggtccttaaaaaatactcactccgtcctttttttaatgttcagtatttcattttaggttgttccttaataagtgttcattttataaagttagtgggtatattttccattttgcctctaaaagtagattcctttttgaaaagttagtgagtaaaaatgtaatgatgatgtctccatagagggtaagtaggaaaagtggaggtaaatgttgatgtgaaaggtgtaataataatattttcttaataagttggagttacaaagcgggacacttaaaaaatgacggagggagtaagtattttttttagaatttggaaTGGGGTACCCTGGGTACGTAGCCAACTAAGGAGGAAGAACGCTATAGT
The sequence above is a segment of the Rhododendron vialii isolate Sample 1 chromosome 13a, ASM3025357v1 genome. Coding sequences within it:
- the LOC131314553 gene encoding ABC transporter G family member 15-like, with product MEIEAASASYGGGGHGGDVENVVQGFNGGDRAPAFLVWEDLTVVLPKNGTTRRLLSGLTGYAEPGRIMAIMGPSGSGKSTLLDCLAGRLSRNVVMTGNILLNGKKRRLGYGVVAYVTQDDILLGTLTVRETITYSAYLRLPSTMSKDEVHDIVEGTIMEMGLQECSDRLIGNWHLRGVSGGEKKRVSIALEILTRPNLLFLDEPTSGLDSASAFFVIQTLRNVARDGRTVVSSIHQPSSEVFALFDDLFLLSGGESIYFGEAKRAVQFFAEAGFPCPSRRSPSDHFLRCINSDFDVVTATLKGSQRHREVPKPSDPLTNLATVEIKGMLIEKHRRSGYAAKARARVRELSTIQTHEVETKTGSQAGWWMQLSTLIRRSSLNMSRDVGYYWLRLIIYILVSFGVGTIYFDVGTSYTAILARGACGAFISGFMTFMSIGGFPSFIEEIKVFYRERLNGYYGVAVFILSNFISSFPFMVAIAVSTGSITYFLVKFRPGFSYYLYFCTNLFLCISVIESCMMVVASLVPNFLMGIITGAGIIGIMMMTAGFFRLLDDLPKPFWRYPISYISYGAWALQGAYKNDLLGLEFDPMVPGDPKLKGSYIIEHMFRIPLDHNKWWDLFALLVILISYRITFFIILKIKERASPWFWSLHAKRNLHRLSKRASLKKRPSFPSMRHQPIRSLSSQEGLNSPIP